Proteins from one Polynucleobacter wuianus genomic window:
- the dnaN gene encoding DNA polymerase III subunit beta, whose translation MQLVNTSRDNLLKPLQVVSGIVERRHTLPILANLLFKKVGEKVSFVSTDIEIQITTNANFGVGSEDVTTTVAARKLLDILRALPEGPVSLNLKDNKMVVQSGKSRFSLQTLSATEFPVMQGVGEVTAAWKMSQKSFRQLISQVHFSMAQQDIRYYLNGMLLVVEGKEVVAVATDGHRLAFSQVELTEPPSGSGQRQEIIIPRKTILECQHLLEDSDEPIEISLTANQVKFAFGDIELISKLVEGKFPDFQRVIPKGHKNSLTVGRDVLQAALQRAAILTTDKFKGVRFSLSPNRITVQSTNAEQEEAQEEIETEYGGDAVEIGFNVSYLLDVLANLKNEKIQISLGDANSSAVITLPGSESFKYVVMPMRI comes from the coding sequence ATGCAACTTGTTAACACCTCGCGCGATAATTTATTGAAACCACTACAGGTGGTAAGTGGGATTGTTGAGCGTCGACACACACTGCCAATTTTGGCCAACCTTTTGTTTAAAAAGGTTGGTGAAAAAGTATCTTTTGTTTCTACCGATATTGAGATTCAAATTACTACCAATGCGAACTTTGGTGTTGGTAGCGAGGATGTCACAACTACAGTTGCAGCGAGGAAGCTGCTTGATATTCTGAGAGCTTTACCTGAGGGGCCAGTCTCTTTAAATCTTAAAGATAACAAGATGGTTGTTCAGAGTGGTAAAAGCCGTTTCTCTTTGCAAACTTTATCTGCTACAGAGTTCCCAGTAATGCAGGGCGTTGGTGAGGTTACTGCAGCTTGGAAGATGTCTCAAAAAAGTTTCCGCCAGCTGATTAGTCAGGTTCACTTTTCAATGGCTCAACAAGACATTCGTTATTATTTAAATGGAATGTTGCTTGTTGTTGAGGGTAAAGAGGTGGTTGCGGTTGCAACAGATGGCCATCGTTTGGCGTTTTCACAAGTAGAGCTTACCGAGCCACCATCTGGTTCAGGTCAGAGACAAGAAATCATTATTCCCCGTAAAACCATCCTTGAGTGCCAACATTTACTTGAAGACTCAGATGAACCGATAGAAATTAGTTTGACTGCAAATCAAGTGAAATTTGCTTTTGGTGATATTGAGCTCATTTCTAAATTGGTTGAAGGTAAGTTCCCAGACTTCCAAAGAGTTATTCCAAAAGGACATAAAAACTCCCTAACGGTTGGTCGTGACGTTTTGCAAGCAGCACTACAACGCGCCGCAATTTTGACTACCGATAAGTTCAAGGGTGTACGTTTTTCGCTGTCTCCAAATCGCATTACCGTTCAATCAACCAACGCCGAGCAAGAAGAGGCGCAGGAAGAGATTGAGACCGAATACGGCGGAGATGCGGTTGAGATTGGTTTTAATGTGAGCTATTTGTTAGACGTTCTTGCCAACCTAAAAAATGAAAAAATTCAAATCAGCTTGGGTGATGCAAACAGTAGCGCTGTTATTACATTACCAGGCTCAGAAAGCTTTAAGTATGTTGTAATGCCAATGCGCATTTAA